Proteins encoded together in one Capricornis sumatraensis isolate serow.1 chromosome 3, serow.2, whole genome shotgun sequence window:
- the SGO2 gene encoding shugoshin 2 — translation MEYSAMETSSIFPSGIKKHVKDRRISKTTKLNVSLASKIKTKIINNSSIFKISLKHNNRALALALSKERENSRMITTEKMLLQKEVDKLNFENTFLRLKLNNLNKKLIEIEALMNNNLITAIEMSTLSEFHQSPFLLPSSKKKRVSQQCKLTRLPFARVPLTSNDDDDEDKEKVQCDDSTISKTPPDSPSLVSARPVSTQNNLRLLFVKENDQNVCNVNDSKHVSSVVDILPKENHSHSDQSSRSSLTSEKKNAQAISHNKGKSSPSNVTKRKKRVSSWESDNPADTPYVTDLDQQQVSSPILNWNNEIKDYTNETNTMQRNILCLPASSESASEPPTKGMNALQGNDFELQKTVYDDDMDLTASEVSKIITVSTGTKNKRKKNPDDCGMKTFRKVKDPSSEKKRERSKRQFKNCSDANIEEKIESGPERTSVDLDVEGDSRDPNFIFRTEQLTQLNTLKKITLPNGFDQGDKQSMQCNKKKKRIHVTDEQEETYSSQSSDKFPQDSKFDLCLSSLACKKSKASRETFVIHTLEKDNLFPNQKVQETTSEDLGVTNEFQTAYLSNKGNPKLCDDETQNMFDLKKHVTDTQPTQQNESKINKVWQKINRKTEIISKMNQILGDNTKDVQGPEKGNCSFQTQEDKETISRNLDVSNEFQKSVLSTANNGNLCDCETQNVLGLQKQITDAYPVQQNETRINKTLRQKVNRKTEIISTVNHLDNTSEYCPEKGKEIPENLVDTREFQTPSLSSKDNRDLYDYDTQNVLGVKMYVHDIQPACQNESKTDKKLRQKVCRKTKIISEVNQIYKSDDKGRHDPEKGNLLSLIQKDTEIIPENLEDTNEFQIVDSSPGVNRNLCDYETQNLLGVKKCVSDTGKQKESKINKRPRQKVSRKTEIILEMNRKNEFNNKGICGPEKGDFSLTPNNEETISENLKVTQEFQTIYLSTKDDGHLYDYKTQNTLELTKCVTDKQPTQQNESKINKNLKQKQKVNRKTDIISEMCQIYEDNDKDVHGQESYTKNLDFKINKQRPEGQAVISGYYMEINSDEKENCDEISNPYKPIKKHGKESDKAKNILAKSDNMPVLQLTGSSQMSVLEPGLKHITDEADSDTGNQMESHRSSKLSTKTLNRKRESHFVEVMKEGECQVKKVNKMTSKSKKRKTFEDPSRDSHELMERISNTIQEVSVEPEYTVKGKKLENVETVKPDFYTKMLISLSQRYSPSRQDSSCNSVLEGSVPLSISSNKNLKENFAPESSPIFQVSDEVHEKMKDMKFKVDQRTQRSEIGVRVLQDLTNTSFLSNTAAKFENKVEDLSSELPSRRRRCTPLSLKEPSLKGKMRR, via the exons acaattcttctattttcaaaatttctttaaagCATAACAACAGGGCATTAGCTCTAGCTCTtagtaaagagagagagaattctcGCATGATTACAACTGAAAAGATGCTATTGCAAAAAGAAGTGGATAAACTGAATTTTGAGAACACATTTCTTCGTCTAAAGCTAAATAATTTG AATAAGAAGCTTATAGAAATAGAAGCACTCATGAACAATAACTTGATAACTGCAATTGAAATGAGCACTCTTTCTGAG TTCCATCAGAGTCCCTTTCTACTGCCAAGTAGCAAGAAGAAACGGGTTAGTCAGCAGTGCAAATTGACACGTCTTCCATTTGCAAG GGTTCCATTAACTTCAAATGACGATGATGATGAAGATAAAGAGAAAGTACAGTGTGATGACAGCACCATATCGAAGACGCCACCTGATAGTCCCTCTCTGGTATCAGCAAGACCAGTATCAACTCAGAATAATCTAAGATTGCtatttgttaaagaaaatgaTCAGAATGTTTGTAATGTAAATGATTCAAAACATGTTTCTTCTGTTGTTGATATACTTCCCAAAG aaaaccATTCCCACTCAGACCAAAGTTCTAGGAGCTCTCTAACAAGTGAGAAGAAAAATGCCCAGGCGATTAGCCACAATAAAGGGAAGTCATCTCCTAGTAATGTGACTAAAAGGAAAAAACGTGTTTCATCTTGGGAGTCAGATAATCCTGCAGACACTCCTTATGTAACAGATTTAGATCAACAACAGGTTTCAAGTCCAATATTAAATTGGAATAATGAGATAAAAGATTATACTAATGAAACAAATACAATGCAGAGAAACATATTGTGCCTTCCTGCCTCATCTGAGTCTGCAAGTGAACCTCCTACAAAAGGCATGAATGCACTTCAGGGTAATGACTTTGAGTTGCAGAAAACTGTGTATGATGATGACATGGATTTAACTGCTAGTGAAGTCAGCAAAATTATTACAGTTTCAACAGgcactaaaaataaaagaaagaaaaatccagatGATTGTGGAATGAAAACTTTCAGAAAAGTGAAAGATCCAAGctctgaaaaaaagagagaaagatcaaagagacaatttaaaaattgttcagaTGCAAATATTGAGGAAAAAATTGAAAGTGGACCAGAAAGAACATCTGTTGACCTGGATGTTGAAGGGGATTCAAGAGATCCAAATTTTATCTTCAGGACTGAACAGTTGACTCAGTTGAACACGCTGAAGAAAATAACCCTTCCTAATGGCTTTGATCAGGGTGACAAACAAAGTATGCAGtgtaacaaaaagaagaaaagaattcatGTAACAGATGAGCAAGAGGAAACATATTCCTCCCAAAGTTCAGATAAATTCCCACAGGATAGTAAATTTGATTTGTGTCTGAGTTCTCTAGCTTGTAAGAAGAGTAAAGCTTCTAGAGAGACATTTGTGATTCATACGTTAGAAAAAGATAACTTATTCCCAAACCAAAAGGTTCAAGAAACCACCTCTGAAGACCTAGGTGTCACAAATGAATTTCAAACAGCTTATCTTTCCAACAAAGGTAATCCAAAGTTATGTGATGATGAGACCCAAAATATGTTTGATTTGAAAAAGCATGTCACTGATACACAACCCACTCAGCAAAatgagtcaaaaataaataaggtttGGCAGAAAATAAATcggaaaacagaaataatttctaaaatgaacCAAATACTTGGGGATAATACTAAAGATGTGCAAGGCCCAGAAAAAGGTAACTGTTCCTTCCAAACCCAAGAGGATAAAGAAACCATCTCTAGAAACCTAGATGTTTCAAATGAGTTTCAGAAATCTGTTCTTTCCACTGCCAATAATGGAAACCTGTGTGATTGTGAAACCCAGAATGTGTTGGGTTTGCAAAAGCAGATCACCGATGCATACCCTGTGCAGCAAAATGAAACAAGAATTAATAAGACTCTTAGGCAGAAAGTAAATCGGAAGACAGAAATAATTTCCACAGTGAATCATTTAGATAACACAAGTGAATATTGCCCAGAAAAGGGTAAAGAAATCCCTGAAAACCTAGTGGATACACGTGAGTTTCAAACACCCAGTCTTTCTTCCAAAGACAATAGAGACCTATATGATTATGACACTCAGAATGTTTTGGGGGTGAAAATGTATGTTCATGATATACAACCTGCTTGTCAGAATGAATCAAAAACAGATAAGAAGCTTAGGCAAAAGGTATGTCGGAAGACAAAAATCATTTCTGAAGTCAACCAAATATATAAGAGTGACGACAAAGGCAGGCATGACCCAGAAAAAGGTAACTTACTTTctctaatccaaaaagatacgGAAATCATCCCTGAAAACCTGGAAGACACAAATGAGTTTCAGATAGTTGACTCTTCCCCCGGAGTTAATAGGAACCTATGTGATTATGAGACTCAAAACCTTTTAGGGGTGAAAAAGTGTGTTAGTGATACTGGGAAGCAAAaggaatcaaaaataaataagagaccCAGGCAGAAAGTAAGTCGGAAGACagaaataattttggaaatgaacagaaaaaatgaatttaacaATAAAGGTATATGTGGCCCAGAAAAAGGTGACTTCTCCCTAACCCCAAATAATGAAGAAACCATTTCTGAAAACCTAAAAGTCACACAAGAATTTCAGACAATTTATCTTTCCACCAAAGATGATGGACATTTATATGATTATAAGACCCAGAATACATTGGAGTTGACAAAGTGTGTCACTGATAAGCAACCTACTCAGCAGAatgaatcaaaaataaataagaacctTAAGCAGAAGCAGAAAGTAAATCGGAAGACAGATATTATTTCTGAAATGTGCCAGATATATGAGGATAATGATAAAGATGTGCATGGCCAAGAAAGCTATACAaaaaatcttgattttaaaataaataaacaaagaccTGAAGGCCAAGCTGTTATTAGTGGATACTATATGGAAATCAACAGTGATGAGAAAGAAAATTGTGATGAAATTTCAAATCCTTATAAACCAATTAAAAAGCATGGGAAAGAATCAGACAAGGCAAAGAACATTTTGGCAAAAAGTGACAACATGCCTGTTTTGCAGTTGACAGGTTCTTCACAGATGTCTGTCTTAGAACCAGGTTTAAAACATATTACTGATGAGGCAGATTCTGACACTGGAAACCAAATGGAATCACATAGGAGCTCGAAGCTAAGCACTAAAACTCtgaatagaaagagagagagccacTTTGTGGAGGTGATGAAGGAAGGAGAGTGCCAGgtcaaaaaagtaaataagatgACATCCAAATCAAAGAAAAGGAAGACCTTCGAAGATCCTTCTCGGGATAGTCATGAACTAATGGAGAGGATATCCAACACCATTCAGGAAGTGTCAGTTGAACCTGAGTACACTGTTAAGGGAAAAAAGTTGGAAAATGTGGAAACTGTCAAACCAGACTTTTACACAAAAATGTTGATATCTTTATCTCAACGGTATTCACCTAGCAGACAAGATTCTTCCTGTAACAGTGTTCTTGAGGGTTCAGTGCCTTTGAGTATTTCTTCtaataaaaatctgaaagaaaattttgCCCCAGAGAGCTCACCCATCTTTCAAGTAAGTGATGAGGTACATGAGAAGATGAAAGACATGAAATTTAAAGTCGACCAGAGAACACAAAGATCAGAAATAG GTGTTAGAGTGCTACAAGACTTGACAAATACCAGTTTTCTTTCAAATACTGCTGCTAAATTTGAAAACAAGGTAGAAGACCTATCTTCAGAGCTGCCAAGCCGAAGAAGAAGGTGTACTCCTCTCTCTTTAAAGGAGCCAAGTCTCAAAGG